One window of the Petroclostridium xylanilyticum genome contains the following:
- a CDS encoding phage tail protein, protein MADNFGLKIGIEGEKEFKNAIREINQSFKVLGSEMNLVASQFDKQDKSIEAVTARNKVLNKEIELQKEKIATLEKALANAASSFGETDRRTQSWQIQLNNAKAELNKMERELEVNNKALDNAGKEFNEAEKQADEFGSEIKKAAEQADDAGGRFEKLGGVLKGIGVAMGAAMAAIGTAAVGAGKALVDMSVNSAAYADEILTASTVTGMSTDSLQAYKYAAELVDVSLDTLTGSMARNVRSMSSARKGTGEVADAYRKLGVSVTDMSGNLRDSEAVYWETIDALGKVSNETERDALAMQIFGKSAQELNPLIAQGSAGIAELTEEAKRMGAVMSEDSLNALGKFDDSIQRLKAGGEAAKNMLGTVLLPQLQILADDGVALLGEFTRGLSEANGDWTKISEVIGNTVGSLVGMLMENLPNLIQVGLDIVTSIGGAIVDNLPVIIDAAVRIVMTLLQALIDALPQITEGALQLVMALVQGIIDNLPALVEAAVQMIVTLASGIGEALPELIPAVVEAIILICETLINNMDQILDAAFAIIEGLAQGLLNALPKLIEALPRIIASIIDFVTSNLPKIVELGITLIVQLAAGLVKAIPELVKSLPQIIAAIIEGLGKAVVSVVEIGKNIVKGIWEGIKSLGSWIKDKVSGFFSGIVDGVKNFLGIRSPSTVFEGIGGNMALGIGEGFDKAMARVANDMQNAVPTDFNISPDINISGRSGSSGLASGPLVVVQQMIVRGEDDIRKISQELYNLMQTGSRAQGRFITA, encoded by the coding sequence GTGGCAGACAATTTTGGCTTGAAGATCGGGATTGAAGGCGAAAAGGAATTTAAAAACGCCATTCGGGAAATCAATCAAAGCTTCAAGGTGCTGGGCAGCGAAATGAACCTGGTCGCATCTCAGTTTGACAAGCAGGATAAGTCAATTGAAGCTGTTACAGCAAGAAACAAGGTGCTTAACAAAGAGATCGAATTGCAGAAAGAAAAAATAGCTACTTTGGAGAAAGCGCTTGCCAATGCCGCCTCCTCTTTCGGAGAAACCGACCGGCGTACTCAGTCGTGGCAAATACAGCTTAATAATGCCAAAGCTGAACTGAACAAAATGGAGCGCGAGCTGGAGGTAAACAACAAAGCGCTGGACAATGCGGGAAAAGAGTTTAACGAAGCTGAAAAACAGGCGGACGAATTCGGCAGCGAGATTAAAAAAGCCGCGGAACAGGCGGATGACGCGGGCGGGCGCTTTGAGAAACTGGGCGGCGTTTTGAAAGGAATCGGCGTGGCCATGGGCGCGGCTATGGCGGCGATAGGTACGGCGGCAGTAGGCGCGGGCAAGGCGCTGGTGGATATGTCGGTAAATTCCGCTGCCTATGCCGATGAAATTCTAACCGCTTCAACCGTAACCGGCATGTCCACCGACAGCCTGCAGGCGTACAAGTACGCGGCGGAGCTTGTGGATGTGTCCTTGGACACCTTAACCGGCAGCATGGCAAGGAACGTCAGATCCATGTCTTCCGCACGGAAAGGCACCGGCGAGGTTGCGGACGCTTACCGGAAGCTCGGCGTTTCGGTCACAGATATGAGCGGCAATCTGCGCGACAGCGAAGCCGTATACTGGGAAACCATAGATGCTCTCGGCAAGGTGTCCAATGAAACCGAGCGCGACGCGCTGGCCATGCAAATTTTCGGAAAAAGCGCGCAGGAACTCAATCCCCTGATTGCGCAGGGTTCGGCAGGGATAGCGGAGCTGACCGAGGAAGCAAAGCGCATGGGCGCGGTCATGAGCGAGGATTCGCTGAACGCTCTCGGGAAATTCGACGACAGCATCCAGCGGCTCAAGGCGGGCGGCGAGGCGGCCAAGAACATGCTGGGCACAGTGCTGCTTCCCCAGCTTCAGATATTGGCCGACGACGGCGTTGCGCTTCTTGGGGAATTTACTCGTGGATTATCTGAAGCAAATGGCGACTGGACAAAGATAAGCGAAGTCATCGGCAATACGGTGGGAAGCCTTGTGGGCATGCTGATGGAAAACCTGCCGAACCTCATTCAGGTGGGCTTGGATATCGTCACCTCCATCGGCGGCGCTATTGTGGACAATCTGCCGGTTATTATTGACGCGGCAGTGCGGATTGTCATGACGCTGCTGCAGGCTTTGATTGACGCCCTGCCGCAGATAACAGAAGGCGCTTTGCAGCTTGTTATGGCGCTGGTGCAAGGAATCATTGACAACCTTCCCGCTTTGGTGGAAGCAGCAGTGCAAATGATTGTGACGCTGGCATCCGGCATCGGGGAGGCGCTTCCGGAGCTGATCCCGGCTGTCGTTGAAGCTATTATCCTTATCTGCGAAACGCTTATTAACAACATGGATCAAATTTTAGATGCGGCCTTTGCCATTATCGAGGGACTGGCGCAGGGACTCTTGAACGCATTGCCAAAGCTTATCGAGGCCCTGCCGAGGATTATCGCGTCGATCATTGATTTCGTGACAAGCAACCTGCCTAAGATCGTAGAACTTGGAATTACGCTTATCGTACAGCTTGCTGCCGGGCTTGTAAAAGCCATTCCCGAACTAGTAAAGTCTTTGCCTCAGATTATTGCGGCTATTATAGAAGGTTTGGGCAAGGCGGTTGTTTCGGTGGTTGAGATCGGTAAGAACATTGTAAAAGGCATCTGGGAAGGCATTAAAAGCCTCGGAAGCTGGATCAAGGACAAGGTTTCTGGTTTCTTTTCCGGTATTGTTGATGGAGTAAAGAATTTCCTCGGAATCAGATCTCCGTCAACTGTTTTTGAAGGCATTGGCGGCAATATGGCACTGGGTATTGGCGAGGGATTCGACAAGGCTATGGCCAGAGTGGCAAACGATATGCAAAATGCGGTGCCGACGGACTTTAATATATCCCCTGACATTAACATAAGCGGTCGTAGCGGATCAAGCGGTTTAGCTTCCGGCCCGCTGGTCGTGGTGCAGCAGATGATTGTACGTGGCGAAGACGACATCCGTAAGATTTCACAGGAGTTATATAATCTGATGCAGACCGGCTCAAGGGCGCAGGGACGTTTTATAACAGCGTAA
- a CDS encoding phage tail spike protein: MAIKSILTSQEDFTGEFPITARTSALWRFNESAPDENLQLMDSSGHGRHFTISGWSGTSANLIAGRFGRYFRQNIVNPTSEKTHLIAENDGSFFSNLGEKIVVGGWINPTTYSVGQTYIPIFNTRQGPGQPIFYVSLYQGRLRLMLYNSSGTLIYDQSETASITLKNGGWYFIASIIEVNNKKVQNIICDRSDGATWVSPVRSFSGELNRECTANIIMGMHANTYYYAGGFDDWFLETDSQLTADDLLLYFKSSLHANGGDAASDVDALTEPGTVTLKVTDGEYPASGVLYTKAVPCALSGSGRVAVTSEYTAGVTSVSLVETSTSDDLEEWSAWQAVGTSGELQSPNRQYIRFRVTLTSSDPLRTPQLLEIQLYDIPKAPYEKLGFARPVVLDKNGAWEAVLENAYDIIVTGEVNGADTLEFKLPFHDPKRSALENEKQVQIVNDIYRIRTLTDNKSEDGRVITQVYAEAVFYDLSFSAEKEPMDFNADTADVPMQYALLGTGWTVGNVTVTTKRTWQCTEKNALSILRAVQNIYGGDLVFDSANRQVHLLTFSGTDSGALFSYRKNLKSIQRVVDTRELVTRLYAYGKDGMTFASINAGKEYVEDYSFSSEVRVSTLDCSSFTNPYQMLEYAKMRLAEYSKPRVSYVLSAMDLSALTGYEHEAWKLGDIVTVDDKELGLLVKTRVVRRQYNLQEPWKTVIELSTKLRELGDSSAQWDKAADALSSAELLNRQEIKDMVPFNHLRNSRADDGFAYWINSGFEVDTENGVSGTASFKAVGVLGMTKSLSQTVYPATRKSYTFSAQIASENLEKGENGQVGVEVVIEYEDGTTETRFIDLI, translated from the coding sequence ATGGCGATAAAATCAATCCTAACGAGCCAAGAGGATTTTACCGGAGAGTTTCCTATAACCGCGCGGACGTCCGCTTTATGGCGTTTCAACGAAAGCGCGCCGGACGAAAATCTGCAGCTTATGGACTCATCGGGGCATGGCAGACATTTTACCATCTCCGGCTGGTCAGGAACATCAGCAAACCTTATTGCTGGAAGATTCGGACGATACTTCAGGCAAAACATCGTTAACCCGACTTCTGAAAAGACCCATCTTATAGCAGAAAATGACGGAAGCTTTTTCAGCAATCTGGGTGAAAAGATTGTTGTAGGCGGTTGGATTAATCCTACCACCTATTCGGTCGGACAGACATATATACCCATATTCAATACTCGCCAAGGACCCGGTCAGCCAATTTTTTATGTTTCGCTTTATCAAGGAAGACTTAGGCTGATGTTGTATAACTCCTCCGGTACACTAATCTACGACCAGAGTGAAACGGCTTCCATTACCTTGAAAAATGGCGGCTGGTATTTTATTGCCTCCATCATTGAAGTTAACAACAAAAAGGTACAGAACATCATATGCGATCGCAGCGACGGGGCAACTTGGGTGTCGCCTGTGCGTTCCTTTTCGGGAGAGCTGAACCGGGAGTGTACTGCAAACATTATTATGGGCATGCACGCAAATACCTACTACTATGCCGGAGGCTTCGACGACTGGTTTCTGGAAACGGATTCTCAGCTTACAGCAGACGATTTGCTGTTGTATTTTAAGTCGTCTTTACATGCAAACGGTGGGGATGCAGCTTCGGACGTAGATGCTTTGACAGAGCCTGGTACAGTCACCCTTAAAGTAACAGATGGCGAGTATCCTGCAAGTGGCGTACTTTATACAAAGGCAGTTCCCTGTGCTTTATCAGGCAGCGGTCGTGTAGCTGTTACAAGTGAATACACTGCAGGTGTTACGTCAGTGTCTTTAGTAGAGACCAGCACAAGCGATGATCTTGAAGAATGGTCGGCATGGCAGGCTGTGGGAACCAGCGGTGAGCTTCAATCTCCAAATCGGCAATATATAAGGTTCCGGGTTACCCTTACCAGCAGCGATCCGTTGAGGACGCCACAACTGCTGGAAATACAGCTTTATGATATACCGAAAGCGCCATATGAGAAGTTAGGCTTTGCCCGCCCTGTGGTTTTGGATAAAAACGGAGCATGGGAAGCTGTTCTTGAAAATGCCTATGATATTATTGTCACTGGCGAAGTGAACGGTGCGGACACGCTGGAGTTCAAACTTCCATTCCATGATCCAAAAAGAAGCGCGCTGGAAAACGAAAAGCAGGTGCAGATCGTAAATGACATTTACCGGATCCGTACCTTGACGGACAATAAAAGTGAGGACGGGCGTGTTATCACGCAAGTATATGCTGAAGCGGTATTTTACGATCTGTCTTTCAGTGCGGAAAAAGAACCTATGGACTTCAACGCAGATACCGCTGATGTTCCGATGCAATATGCACTCCTTGGTACAGGCTGGACAGTAGGAAATGTTACTGTCACTACGAAACGGACATGGCAGTGTACAGAAAAAAATGCCTTATCCATTCTTCGAGCCGTACAGAACATCTATGGCGGCGACCTTGTGTTTGACAGTGCCAACCGTCAGGTACACCTTTTGACTTTCAGCGGTACCGACAGCGGAGCGCTTTTTTCATATAGAAAGAACCTGAAAAGTATTCAGCGGGTAGTAGATACACGAGAGTTAGTGACAAGACTATATGCTTATGGTAAGGACGGAATGACATTTGCTTCAATTAACGCAGGCAAGGAATATGTGGAAGATTACAGTTTTTCCAGTGAAGTAAGGGTATCGACGCTTGACTGTTCGTCGTTTACAAATCCGTATCAGATGTTGGAATATGCAAAAATGCGGCTTGCAGAATATTCGAAGCCTCGCGTTTCATATGTGCTGTCGGCAATGGATTTATCTGCACTGACCGGTTATGAGCATGAAGCATGGAAACTGGGCGATATTGTAACGGTAGATGATAAAGAACTAGGTCTTTTGGTAAAGACACGCGTCGTGCGAAGACAGTATAACCTGCAGGAACCTTGGAAAACAGTAATCGAACTTTCTACCAAATTACGTGAGCTCGGTGACTCTTCTGCACAATGGGACAAGGCAGCAGATGCGCTGTCCTCTGCTGAACTGCTAAACCGTCAAGAAATCAAGGATATGGTACCTTTCAACCATCTGCGCAATTCCCGGGCAGATGACGGTTTTGCCTACTGGATAAATTCCGGTTTTGAAGTGGATACTGAAAATGGTGTTTCGGGAACTGCTTCCTTCAAGGCTGTCGGTGTACTAGGTATGACAAAGAGCCTGTCGCAGACGGTATACCCGGCAACGCGCAAAAGCTACACCTTTTCAGCGCAGATTGCGTCTGAAAACCTCGAAAAGGGTGAAAACGGCCAGGTGGGCGTAGAAGTGGTCATTGAATACGAGGACGGTACAACAGAAACGAGGTTTATAGACCTGATTTGA
- a CDS encoding major tail protein, producing MATIGLDRLYYAKITENENGEETYDTPVPLAKAITAELSVELAEATLYADDGAAEVVKEFQSGTMTLGVADIGVAAAEVLTGATLDDNKVLISASEDGGAPVAIGFRAKKANGKYRYFWLYRVKFGIPATNLQTKGDSITFSTPTIEGTVMRRNKPDGQGKHPWKAEVSEDDPGVLPETITGWYTQVYEPIFAVGGGGE from the coding sequence ATGGCCACAATCGGACTGGACAGGTTATATTATGCCAAAATAACCGAGAATGAAAACGGAGAAGAAACCTATGACACGCCTGTTCCGCTGGCTAAGGCGATTACGGCGGAGCTTTCGGTGGAGTTGGCCGAGGCGACGCTTTATGCCGATGACGGAGCGGCAGAAGTGGTCAAGGAATTTCAAAGCGGCACCATGACTCTTGGTGTTGCGGACATTGGAGTTGCCGCTGCAGAGGTTTTGACGGGAGCCACCCTTGACGACAACAAGGTGCTGATTTCAGCCAGCGAGGATGGAGGCGCTCCTGTGGCAATCGGTTTCAGAGCCAAGAAAGCTAACGGTAAGTACAGGTACTTCTGGCTGTACAGGGTAAAATTCGGCATCCCGGCGACAAATCTACAGACGAAAGGTGATAGTATTACCTTTTCGACACCCACCATTGAAGGGACAGTCATGAGACGTAACAAACCGGATGGCCAAGGTAAGCATCCTTGGAAGGCAGAAGTCAGCGAGGACGATCCCGGTGTATTGCCTGAAACCATTACCGGCTGGTATACGCAGGTATATGAACCTATCTTCGCCGTGGGAGGAGGCGGCGAATAA
- a CDS encoding head-tail connector protein produces the protein MSVIDSLLPKVKANLVLEHNEDDDLLKGYIRAAVSYAESYQHVSEGWYSENLMPPTTEQAVIMLSSHFYESRDGSTAGFFGDSVQAGQQVWNTVNMLLRLDRKWGM, from the coding sequence ATGAGCGTGATTGACAGCTTGCTTCCGAAGGTCAAGGCAAACCTTGTTCTAGAGCATAACGAGGATGACGATTTACTGAAAGGGTACATCCGCGCCGCCGTTTCCTATGCCGAGAGCTACCAGCACGTATCCGAGGGTTGGTATTCGGAAAATCTTATGCCGCCTACTACTGAGCAGGCTGTCATCATGCTGTCGAGCCATTTCTACGAAAGCAGGGATGGCTCGACGGCCGGTTTTTTCGGTGATAGCGTACAGGCAGGACAGCAGGTATGGAATACAGTAAACATGCTCCTCCGCCTCGACCGGAAATGGGGAATGTAA
- a CDS encoding head-tail adaptor protein: MSFGKMSTFVDIISTNPVKDSEGFAEKGDVILASVRAYKEDRHGSEKWANRAAFSQASALFRFRKIPNLEVTTDLVLVCSDGRYNIVSVEDVKGRGMYIEVLAEKVKSSKA; this comes from the coding sequence ATGAGTTTCGGGAAAATGAGCACTTTCGTGGATATCATCTCAACCAACCCGGTTAAGGACAGTGAGGGTTTTGCTGAAAAAGGTGATGTCATTCTCGCTTCGGTAAGGGCATACAAGGAAGACAGGCATGGCAGTGAAAAATGGGCAAACAGGGCGGCGTTTTCGCAGGCGTCTGCCCTGTTTCGCTTCCGTAAGATACCTAACCTGGAAGTTACCACAGATCTTGTACTCGTTTGCAGCGATGGCAGGTACAACATTGTAAGTGTAGAGGATGTGAAGGGGCGCGGAATGTATATTGAGGTGCTTGCGGAGAAGGTGAAATCAAGCAAAGCATAA
- a CDS encoding DUF2089 family protein, with the protein MAIEIVPDWMSNLEDEDLVFIKNFLQASGSLKEIARQYGVTYPTVRLRLDKLIQKIKITEDTENDPYIALIKRLAVNDKIDFDTAKILINEYKKIKEAVQ; encoded by the coding sequence ATGGCCATCGAAATTGTTCCTGATTGGATGTCAAACCTCGAAGATGAAGATCTGGTGTTCATTAAAAATTTTCTTCAAGCCTCTGGATCTCTTAAGGAAATCGCTCGCCAATACGGAGTAACGTATCCCACAGTACGCCTGCGGCTTGACAAATTAATTCAAAAAATAAAAATCACTGAAGATACAGAAAACGATCCATATATCGCACTGATTAAGCGATTGGCAGTAAATGACAAAATTGATTTTGACACTGCCAAAATCCTAATTAATGAGTACAAAAAAATAAAGGAGGCAGTACAGTGA
- a CDS encoding Mu transposase domain-containing protein, protein MSKGAEAYIKAEYDPGDVCEFDWGEVKLYIDNEYKVLQLSTFTSAKGNFRYARLFTKQDTACFQESHALFFDKISGVYRTMVYDNTRVAVKKFVGTHEKEPTEALLRLSIYYGFKFRFCNIRSGNEKGHVERSVEYIRRKAFAFKDHFSSIEEANEYLEKVCDQLNNRKQKLNDNKTAFEILEEEREGLLPKMPMYDAARIVEPRVDKYSTIIIDTCHYSVPDMYVGKKIFTKVYSNKILCFYEGVKIAEHNRRYGFNEWDIKIEHYVNTLKRKPGALASSTAMHQADPRLQQIYSRYYIKREKQFIELLELISQKSIEEVEEAISALEKISPLDVTTEKIKAICNRSQDVTLTGSSAEYNAKVCEITAKAEEMLEKFKYLIPTSSEEFTKETVII, encoded by the coding sequence TTGAGCAAAGGAGCTGAGGCCTATATAAAAGCTGAATATGATCCAGGAGATGTATGTGAATTTGATTGGGGTGAAGTAAAATTATACATAGATAATGAGTATAAAGTTTTGCAGTTGTCTACTTTTACAAGTGCAAAGGGTAATTTTAGATATGCAAGATTATTTACAAAGCAGGATACGGCATGTTTTCAAGAATCTCATGCATTGTTTTTTGATAAGATATCCGGGGTTTACAGGACAATGGTTTATGACAACACAAGGGTTGCAGTAAAAAAATTTGTTGGGACACATGAGAAGGAGCCTACTGAGGCATTACTAAGGCTGTCCATATACTATGGCTTTAAATTCAGGTTCTGCAACATACGTTCCGGAAATGAGAAAGGCCATGTGGAGCGGAGTGTGGAGTACATCCGCAGGAAAGCATTCGCATTTAAGGATCATTTCAGTTCAATAGAGGAAGCAAATGAATATCTTGAAAAAGTATGTGACCAATTGAATAACAGGAAACAAAAGCTTAACGATAATAAGACTGCTTTTGAAATATTGGAAGAAGAACGTGAGGGGTTATTACCCAAAATGCCTATGTATGATGCTGCAAGGATTGTAGAGCCCCGTGTTGATAAGTATTCCACTATAATTATTGATACATGTCATTATTCTGTCCCTGACATGTACGTAGGTAAAAAAATATTTACCAAGGTATATTCAAACAAAATCCTATGTTTTTATGAAGGGGTCAAAATAGCAGAACATAACAGGAGATATGGGTTTAACGAGTGGGATATCAAGATAGAGCATTATGTGAACACATTAAAGAGAAAGCCGGGAGCTCTAGCCAGCAGCACAGCAATGCATCAGGCAGATCCCAGGCTTCAACAAATCTACAGTAGGTATTATATCAAAAGGGAGAAGCAATTCATAGAGTTGCTGGAATTAATTTCACAAAAAAGTATAGAAGAAGTTGAAGAAGCAATTTCAGCTTTAGAAAAGATAAGCCCTCTTGATGTAACGACCGAAAAGATAAAGGCAATTTGCAACCGCTCACAGGATGTAACCTTAACAGGAAGCAGCGCAGAATATAATGCCAAAGTCTGTGAAATAACTGCAAAAGCTGAGGAAATGCTTGAAAAATTTAAATATCTGATACCCACTTCTTCTGAAGAATTTACGAAGGAGACAGTAATTATATGA
- a CDS encoding distal tail protein Dit, with the protein MGFIYNGISSQSMKIRARLTKWQVSPALRNSFETVPGKAGIADFGCDISERNIIIICSVLPQRSFAELVSVLDNVAEWLNPENGLKQLVLDDLPDRYFMARLSEAVDCERLLRTAGSFELRFVCPDPYAYALEDEVFVLSETGLHELERVKGNADSNPVYLLKGLISTSSSSYISLITNGEELRIVGSLSEGETLVIDSTMVTAKVIDETGGTLRNGLSSLQDLNFPILRKGVNNIEIAAANATFTELKIQAKSRWR; encoded by the coding sequence ATGGGATTTATCTACAATGGAATATCGTCACAAAGCATGAAAATACGGGCAAGACTTACCAAATGGCAGGTCTCCCCTGCCCTTCGCAATTCCTTTGAAACTGTGCCTGGCAAAGCTGGTATTGCGGATTTTGGGTGCGATATATCCGAACGAAACATAATAATTATCTGCAGTGTGCTTCCCCAGCGTAGTTTTGCCGAGCTTGTATCGGTTCTTGATAATGTTGCAGAGTGGTTGAATCCGGAAAACGGGCTTAAACAACTTGTTCTCGATGATTTGCCCGACCGATATTTCATGGCGCGGCTTTCGGAAGCGGTTGACTGCGAGCGGCTACTGCGGACAGCCGGCAGCTTTGAACTTCGGTTTGTTTGTCCAGACCCATATGCTTACGCGCTGGAAGATGAGGTGTTTGTCCTCTCTGAAACAGGTTTACACGAGTTGGAGCGGGTTAAAGGAAATGCAGATTCCAATCCGGTTTATCTCTTGAAGGGTTTGATCTCTACGTCCTCATCAAGCTATATTTCACTTATTACGAACGGAGAGGAATTGCGGATTGTCGGCTCATTATCTGAAGGCGAAACTCTTGTTATCGACTCCACCATGGTAACGGCTAAGGTTATAGATGAAACAGGCGGCACCTTGAGAAATGGTCTTTCCAGCTTGCAGGATCTGAATTTTCCGATTCTCAGAAAAGGTGTTAATAATATTGAGATTGCTGCAGCAAACGCGACATTTACTGAGTTAAAAATACAGGCAAAAAGCAGATGGAGGTGA
- the istB gene encoding IS21-like element helper ATPase IstB → MSIKDKKEMYKDIERYATFLRLPAIRKYFEEEAKESSTRDVSYEEYLLRLLEREHDLRQEHAKQNRIRLAGFPYKKYIEDLKVEDLPEDAQKKLKTLSSLEFISTGQNVILAGNPGTGKTHLAIGLGIKACLKGYKVLFTAVPILINQLKESRSEKSLRAFENRFEKYDLVIADELGYISFDKEGSELLFTNLSLRAGRKSTIITTNLSFERWGEIFKDPVMTAAMIDRLTHKAYIVNMNGNSFRLKETREWMQKQ, encoded by the coding sequence ATGAGTATAAAAGATAAGAAGGAAATGTATAAGGATATAGAAAGGTATGCAACATTTTTAAGACTTCCAGCCATAAGGAAATACTTCGAAGAGGAGGCAAAAGAATCAAGTACAAGAGATGTAAGCTATGAAGAGTATTTATTACGGCTATTAGAGAGGGAGCATGATCTAAGGCAAGAACATGCAAAGCAGAACAGGATAAGGCTTGCCGGTTTCCCGTATAAAAAATATATTGAAGATTTAAAGGTTGAGGATTTACCAGAGGATGCCCAAAAGAAACTTAAGACGCTAAGTTCTCTTGAATTTATATCTACCGGTCAAAACGTGATACTCGCAGGGAATCCCGGTACAGGTAAAACCCATCTTGCGATAGGATTGGGCATAAAAGCTTGCCTTAAAGGCTATAAGGTGCTTTTTACGGCAGTGCCTATACTGATAAACCAGCTTAAAGAGAGCCGTTCAGAGAAAAGCTTGCGGGCCTTTGAAAATAGGTTTGAGAAATATGATCTGGTTATAGCAGATGAACTAGGTTACATTTCCTTTGATAAGGAAGGATCTGAACTGCTGTTTACCAATCTATCATTAAGAGCCGGGAGAAAATCAACAATTATAACTACTAATTTATCGTTTGAAAGGTGGGGAGAGATATTTAAGGATCCTGTCATGACAGCTGCAATGATTGACAGACTAACTCACAAAGCTTACATAGTGAATATGAACGGTAACTCATTCAGGCTCAAAGAGACAAGAGAATGGATGCAGAAACAATAA
- a CDS encoding phage major capsid protein has translation MSKILELREKRAKVWEAAKAFLDSKRGNDGLLSPEDTATYEKMEADVIALGKEIERLERQAAIDLELSKPLNIPITDKPASISGNNEKTGRASDEYRQSFWNMMRGRRKYDVHNALQIGEDTEGGYLVPDDFERTLVEALEEENIFRQIANVITTSSGDKKIPVVASKGTASWVDEEGQIPESDDSFAQVSIGAYKLATMIKVSEELLNDSVFNLEQYIAREFARRIGAKEEEAFFVGDGSGKPTGILANNGGGEVGVTAASATAITLDEIMDLFYSIKSPYRRNAVFIMNDATIKAIRKLKDNNGQYLWQPSVAAGTPDTILNRPVRTSAYMPAIAAGAKTIVFGDFSYYWVADRQGRVFKRLNELYAATGQVGFMATQRVDGKLVLAEAVKILQQKAS, from the coding sequence ATGAGCAAAATACTGGAACTGCGTGAGAAACGCGCGAAAGTATGGGAAGCTGCTAAGGCTTTTCTCGACAGCAAACGCGGGAACGACGGGCTGCTTTCACCGGAGGACACCGCAACTTATGAGAAAATGGAAGCCGACGTAATTGCACTAGGCAAAGAAATCGAACGGCTCGAGCGTCAGGCTGCCATAGATCTGGAACTGTCAAAACCGCTGAATATCCCCATTACAGACAAACCCGCTTCCATATCTGGCAATAATGAAAAAACCGGACGTGCCAGCGATGAGTACAGGCAGTCTTTCTGGAACATGATGCGCGGCAGGCGCAAATATGATGTGCATAACGCGCTGCAGATCGGAGAGGACACCGAAGGTGGATATCTTGTCCCCGATGACTTTGAGCGTACTCTTGTGGAAGCGCTGGAGGAGGAGAATATCTTTAGGCAGATTGCCAATGTTATTACCACGTCCAGCGGCGACAAGAAAATTCCTGTGGTGGCAAGCAAGGGCACTGCATCCTGGGTGGATGAGGAAGGTCAGATTCCGGAAAGCGACGACTCCTTTGCACAGGTATCCATCGGCGCATATAAGCTGGCGACCATGATCAAGGTGTCCGAGGAACTCTTAAATGACAGCGTATTCAACCTTGAGCAGTATATCGCCAGGGAGTTCGCCCGCCGTATCGGGGCCAAAGAGGAGGAAGCTTTTTTTGTCGGCGACGGTTCCGGCAAGCCCACGGGAATTTTGGCCAATAACGGAGGCGGCGAGGTGGGAGTGACCGCGGCAAGCGCGACAGCCATTACTCTTGACGAGATCATGGACTTGTTCTACAGCATAAAGTCTCCTTATCGCAGGAACGCTGTATTCATTATGAACGATGCTACAATAAAGGCCATAAGGAAGCTTAAAGACAACAACGGTCAGTATCTCTGGCAGCCTTCCGTTGCCGCCGGAACACCGGACACCATCCTCAACCGCCCGGTCAGGACATCGGCCTACATGCCTGCCATTGCCGCCGGAGCCAAGACGATCGTGTTCGGAGATTTTTCCTACTATTGGGTAGCAGACCGCCAGGGCAGGGTCTTCAAACGCCTTAACGAGCTTTATGCCGCTACCGGGCAGGTAGGTTTCATGGCAACCCAGCGCGTGGACGGAAAGCTGGTGCTGGCCGAGGCAGTTAAGATACTACAGCAGAAGGCGTCATAA
- a CDS encoding group II intron maturase-specific domain-containing protein: protein MNVEEMVKLLNPVLRGWANYFRIANCKGIFKELMGWIRRRLRMKKMKEWKTWKGLHKMLRRRGYKGTFEKISMTTWKNSASPLISMALPNSWFDELGLINLEKYNVGILHHYKQ, encoded by the coding sequence ATGAACGTAGAGGAGATGGTCAAACTCCTAAATCCCGTATTGCGGGGATGGGCAAACTACTTCCGGATAGCCAACTGTAAGGGAATATTCAAAGAACTGATGGGATGGATAAGGCGCCGGCTGCGAATGAAGAAAATGAAGGAATGGAAAACCTGGAAGGGACTGCACAAGATGCTAAGAAGACGCGGTTACAAGGGTACATTTGAGAAAATTTCCATGACCACATGGAAAAACTCAGCCAGTCCTTTAATAAGCATGGCGTTGCCGAACAGCTGGTTTGATGAACTAGGACTAATAAACCTGGAAAAATATAATGTCGGCATTTTGCATCATTATAAGCAATAG